In the Sphingobacterium sp. PCS056 genome, GTTTCTTTCCTATAGAAGTCATGACTTTTTGAGCAGTGCATCTCGAATACGTACCGTCACGGTGTGGGAAACTTTTGTTTTTTTACTAAATGGTATTGTTTTTATGCTTATCGGTTTAGATTTGCCTGAAATTGTTTCCGGTTTAGGAGATACGGATATTTATACTGCAATTGGATATGGAATTGCCGTTACTGGCGTTCTAGTTATAGTAAGAGTTCTTGCCGGTTACGCCGCAGTGATTACGACTTTAATTATGAGAAATTTTATCACGGTTGCAGATGCTCAATCACCTGGATGGAAAACACCCATGATCATTGGATGGACAGGCATGAGAGGCGTAGTGTCTTTGGCGGCAGCGCTTTCAATCCCTTTGACTTTAAGTGATGGAACTCCTTTTCCTCAAAGGAATCTGATACTCTTCATCACATTTGTCGTCATTCTTCTCACATTGCTCGTACAGGGGCTTACTCTACCTATTCTATTAAAAAAATTTCCATTGATAGACCGTGATTTTGTGAGAAGCGAAAAAGAAATAGATTACGAAATACAGAACAACCTCGCTCAAGTGGCTGTTGATAAAATTCGTAGCGATTATGCACACAAAATAGAAAGTTTCCCAATATTGAAGGATCAATTAGAGAAATATGAACACCAATTGAGCAGTTCTGAAATCATTATTAATTACACTGAATACCGAAATATTTATATTGACATTTTAGAAACGCAAAGGAACTGGCTGATCAATAAAAATCGTAAAGAACTTTTGCTAGATGAAGAAATCATAAAAAAGCATCTTCGCCTACTTGATCTACAGGAAGAAAGATTGAATTTAAAAAGCTAGAACATGAAAACGAGTATTTTCATATAGAAAAAGAAATCCAGTACTTTAGCAATTACCAACATACAAAATGAAAAAACTAACCACACTGCTACTCCTAATCATGTCTACTGTATCCCTTTATTCACAAGAAAAAGTCGTGCTATCTCATACGATCAAAATATCAGATATGATTGAAATCAGTTTAGCGCTTGAAAATAAGCCCTATGGAAGATTTCACCTCATTAAAATAGATACGCTGACGACTACAAATTATAATGGGCAGATACTTCAAAATAACTTTTTTGAAAACATTTTCAGAAGAGCAAATGTTTTGGCTAGATATAATATCGATGAACATAAAAAATACAGAAACATGGATATTAA is a window encoding:
- a CDS encoding Na+/H+ antiporter is translated as MLENFEFYLFLVLMITMLIMLAKKIQVAYPVLLVLAGLLISFIPGVPPIKIEPELIFILFLPPLLYEAAWSTSWKELWRWRRIIFSFAFVVVFFTALSVAIFANYFIPGFSLALGFLLGGIVSPPDAVSAGAILKFVKVPKRLASILEGESLLNDASSLIIFRFAMIAAATGQFVWQEAAGSFVWMCIGGVGIGLTIAYIFLKMHKILPTDSNTDILLTFIAPFSMYLAAEQLHASGVLAVVSGGLFLSYRSHDFLSSASRIRTVTVWETFVFLLNGIVFMLIGLDLPEIVSGLGDTDIYTAIGYGIAVTGVLVIVRVLAGYAAVITTLIMRNFITVADAQSPGWKTPMIIGWTGMRGVVSLAAALSIPLTLSDGTPFPQRNLILFITFVVILLTLLVQGLTLPILLKKFPLIDRDFVRSEKEIDYEIQNNLAQVAVDKIRSDYAHKIESFPILKDQLEKYEHQLSSSEIIINYTEYRNIYIDILETQRNWLINKNRKELLLDEEIIKKHLRLLDLQEERLNLKS